In the genome of Nocardioides seonyuensis, one region contains:
- the lpdA gene encoding dihydrolipoyl dehydrogenase: protein MTEHFDTLVLGAGPGGYVAAIRAAQLGQKVAVVEEKYWGGVCLNVGCIPSKALLKNAELAHTLTHEKAKFGIEGDATMAFGPTHKRSRDVSAGIVKGVHFLMKKNKITEIDGWGTLTGPKTVDVKDKDGQTTSYTCDSLIIAAGAKVRLVPGVELSENVVTYEEQILTDQLPKSIVIGGSGAIGVEFAYVMANFGVDVTIVEFLDRMVPTEDADISKELAKHYKKLGVKVLTSTAVKNVEDTGSGVKVTVAPASGDGEEQVIEADKFLAAFGFAPRVEGYGLENTGVKVSDRGAIEIDEYGRTNVEGVYAIGDCTGKLMLAHVAEAMGIVAAETINGAETMPVEFDFVPRATYCNPQIASFGYSEAQAKDKGYDVKTASFPFTANGKAMGLGEPMGFVKVVADAEHNEIIGAHMIGPGVTELLPVLTLAQKWDLTADEVARNVFAHPTLSEAVKEAVHGIAGHMINF from the coding sequence GTCGCCGTGGTGGAGGAGAAGTACTGGGGCGGTGTCTGCCTCAACGTGGGGTGCATCCCGTCCAAGGCTCTTCTGAAGAACGCCGAGCTCGCCCACACGCTGACCCACGAGAAGGCGAAGTTCGGCATCGAGGGCGACGCGACGATGGCCTTCGGCCCCACCCACAAGCGCAGCCGGGACGTCAGTGCAGGCATCGTCAAGGGTGTCCACTTCCTCATGAAGAAGAACAAGATCACCGAGATCGACGGGTGGGGCACGCTCACCGGTCCGAAGACGGTCGACGTGAAGGACAAGGACGGGCAGACGACCTCCTACACCTGCGACAGCCTGATCATCGCCGCGGGCGCGAAGGTCAGGCTCGTGCCGGGCGTCGAGCTCAGCGAGAACGTCGTCACCTACGAGGAGCAGATCCTCACCGACCAGCTGCCGAAGTCCATCGTCATCGGGGGGTCAGGTGCCATCGGGGTGGAGTTCGCCTACGTGATGGCCAACTTCGGGGTGGACGTCACCATCGTGGAGTTCCTCGACCGCATGGTGCCCACCGAGGACGCCGACATCTCCAAGGAGCTCGCCAAGCACTACAAGAAGCTCGGCGTGAAGGTGCTGACCTCCACCGCGGTGAAGAACGTCGAGGACACCGGCTCCGGAGTCAAGGTCACCGTCGCACCCGCCTCGGGTGACGGCGAGGAGCAGGTGATCGAGGCCGACAAGTTCCTGGCCGCGTTCGGCTTCGCCCCACGTGTCGAGGGCTACGGCCTGGAGAACACCGGCGTGAAGGTCTCCGACCGGGGTGCCATCGAGATCGATGAATACGGCCGCACCAACGTCGAGGGCGTCTACGCCATCGGTGACTGCACCGGCAAGCTGATGCTGGCCCACGTCGCCGAGGCGATGGGCATCGTCGCCGCCGAGACGATCAACGGCGCCGAGACGATGCCGGTCGAGTTCGACTTCGTGCCTCGCGCGACCTACTGCAACCCCCAGATCGCGTCGTTCGGCTACTCCGAGGCCCAGGCCAAGGACAAGGGCTACGACGTCAAGACGGCGAGCTTCCCCTTCACCGCCAACGGCAAGGCGATGGGCCTGGGCGAGCCCATGGGCTTCGTCAAGGTCGTGGCCGACGCCGAGCACAACGAGATCATCGGCGCCCACATGATCGGGCCCGGCGTCACCGAGCTGCTTCCGGTGCTGACCCTGGCGCAGAAGTGGGACCTCACCGCCGACGAGGTGGCGCGCAACGTCTTCGCCCACCCGACCCTGTCCGAGGCCGTCAAGGAAGCCGTGCACGGGATCGCCGGCCACATGATCAACTTCTGA
- a CDS encoding NAD(P)H-quinone dehydrogenase translates to MHSSSNRVVIIGGGPGGYEAAHVAAQLGAEVTVVDRDGIGGSAVLTDCVPSKTLIATAEVMTEVADAAELGIDFLDHEGDAAAALRVDLGKVNARVQKLAADQSADIAARLERDGVRVVQGRGQVGPDLTVTVGDEAFPADAILLATGASPRTLPSAQPDGERILTWEQVYDLTEVPEKLIVVGSGVTGAEFASAYLALGIPVTLVSSRDRVLPGEDADASAVLEEVATRRGMEVLGQSRMESVTRDGDTVTVTLTDGRTVQGSHCILALGSVPNTADLGLEAAGVATDDGGFVKVDRVSRTSARGVYAAGDCTGVLMLASVAAMQGRIAMWHFLGDAVAPLDLKKVSSNVFTAPEIATVGWSQQAVDAGEIEAEVVMLPLGGNARAKMQGVRDGFVKLFCRPGTGTIIGGVVVGPRASELIHPVAIAVAESLTADQLAQTFTVYPSMSGSIAEAARRLHRF, encoded by the coding sequence ATGCACTCCTCCTCCAACCGCGTCGTCATCATCGGGGGCGGCCCCGGCGGCTACGAGGCCGCGCACGTCGCAGCCCAGCTCGGGGCCGAGGTGACCGTCGTCGACAGGGACGGGATCGGCGGCTCGGCCGTGCTCACCGACTGCGTGCCCAGCAAGACCCTGATCGCCACCGCCGAGGTCATGACCGAGGTGGCCGACGCGGCCGAGCTGGGCATCGACTTCCTCGACCACGAGGGTGATGCTGCCGCCGCCCTGCGCGTCGACCTCGGCAAGGTCAACGCGCGGGTGCAGAAGCTCGCCGCCGACCAGTCCGCCGACATCGCCGCCCGGCTCGAGCGCGACGGCGTCCGCGTCGTGCAGGGGCGAGGACAGGTGGGGCCCGACCTAACCGTCACGGTCGGCGACGAGGCGTTTCCGGCCGACGCGATCCTGCTGGCCACCGGCGCTTCGCCGCGCACGCTGCCCAGCGCGCAGCCCGACGGCGAGCGCATCCTCACGTGGGAGCAGGTCTACGACCTCACCGAGGTCCCCGAGAAGCTCATCGTCGTCGGCTCCGGTGTGACAGGGGCCGAGTTCGCCAGCGCCTACCTGGCGCTCGGCATCCCCGTGACCCTGGTGAGCTCGCGTGACCGGGTGCTCCCGGGGGAGGACGCCGATGCGTCCGCGGTGCTCGAGGAGGTCGCGACCAGGCGCGGCATGGAGGTGCTGGGCCAGTCCCGGATGGAGTCGGTGACCCGTGACGGCGACACGGTGACGGTGACCCTCACCGACGGGCGCACCGTGCAGGGGAGCCACTGCATCCTCGCCCTCGGATCGGTGCCCAACACCGCTGACCTCGGGCTGGAGGCCGCCGGAGTCGCCACGGACGACGGTGGGTTCGTGAAGGTCGACCGGGTCTCCCGCACGTCGGCACGCGGCGTCTACGCCGCAGGAGACTGCACCGGCGTCCTCATGCTCGCCTCGGTCGCCGCCATGCAGGGTCGCATCGCGATGTGGCACTTCCTCGGTGACGCAGTGGCGCCGCTCGACCTCAAGAAGGTCTCCTCCAACGTCTTCACCGCCCCCGAGATCGCCACCGTGGGGTGGTCGCAGCAGGCGGTCGACGCCGGCGAGATCGAGGCCGAGGTCGTGATGCTGCCCCTGGGGGGCAACGCCAGGGCCAAGATGCAGGGCGTGCGCGACGGCTTCGTCAAGCTCTTCTGTCGACCCGGGACCGGCACGATCATCGGCGGCGTGGTGGTCGGTCCGCGTGCCAGCGAGCTCATCCACCCGGTCGCGATCGCCGTCGCCGAGTCGTTGACGGCCGACCAGCTCGCCCAGACCTTCACCGTCTATCCCTCGATGAGCGGCTCGATCGCCGAGGCCGCCAGGCGGTTGCACCGGTTCTGA
- a CDS encoding SpoIID/LytB domain-containing protein, translating to MLRTRALLVALMTATLLLPVLPAEAANRRVEVYPTTGDSVVTLTGRGYGHGHGLSQYGAQGAASQGYTWQQIVEFYYPGTTWGAITGRMRVLISADTTSDVQVVAQRGIKVKSLERRRTWRLPSKGARKWRLLPSGSRTKVQFTKGWGWRTWKQFRGEGELSSTRGPLSLVTPAGTSDYRGKLRSDERDTVNVLPMESYLRGVVPEEVPPLWEPHAVAAQSVAARTYAAAERSNPTAAHYDLCDTSHCQVYGGVGVEHEAATAAIRMTEGQGLYYDGVPAFTQFSASNGGWSSAGSTPYLVAQTDPFDGYAEWTFTTNDASLEQHWPAIGDLTSIEVTSRDGNGAWGGRVLAMSLVGTTGRADISGDDLRTVLGLKSEWFTFTVTPKLQGRRLDP from the coding sequence ATGCTTCGCACCCGCGCACTGCTCGTCGCGCTGATGACCGCGACGCTGCTGCTCCCTGTCCTGCCGGCCGAGGCTGCCAACCGCAGGGTCGAGGTCTACCCCACCACCGGGGACAGCGTCGTGACGCTCACCGGACGCGGCTACGGCCACGGCCACGGCCTCTCGCAGTACGGCGCCCAGGGCGCGGCCTCCCAGGGGTACACCTGGCAGCAGATCGTCGAGTTCTACTACCCGGGCACCACGTGGGGTGCCATCACCGGCCGCATGCGCGTGCTCATCTCGGCTGACACCACCTCTGACGTGCAGGTCGTGGCCCAGCGCGGGATCAAGGTCAAGAGCCTGGAGCGACGCCGCACGTGGCGGCTTCCGAGCAAGGGGGCACGCAAGTGGCGCCTGCTGCCGTCGGGCTCCCGGACCAAGGTGCAGTTCACCAAGGGCTGGGGCTGGCGGACGTGGAAGCAGTTCCGTGGCGAGGGGGAGCTCTCCTCGACCCGGGGTCCGCTGTCCCTGGTGACGCCCGCCGGGACCTCGGACTACCGCGGAAAGCTCCGCTCGGACGAGCGGGACACCGTCAACGTCCTCCCCATGGAGAGCTACCTGCGCGGGGTCGTCCCCGAGGAGGTGCCTCCGCTGTGGGAGCCGCACGCCGTGGCTGCGCAATCAGTGGCGGCGCGGACCTACGCCGCTGCCGAGCGTTCGAACCCGACGGCCGCCCACTACGACCTGTGTGACACCAGCCACTGCCAGGTCTACGGCGGGGTCGGAGTCGAGCACGAGGCGGCGACGGCAGCGATCAGGATGACCGAGGGCCAGGGCCTCTACTACGACGGCGTACCCGCGTTCACCCAGTTCTCTGCCAGCAACGGCGGCTGGTCCTCGGCCGGGTCGACCCCCTACCTCGTCGCCCAGACCGACCCCTTCGACGGCTACGCCGAGTGGACCTTCACGACCAACGACGCCTCCCTCGAGCAGCACTGGCCGGCGATCGGCGACCTCACCTCGATCGAGGTCACCTCACGCGACGGCAACGGCGCGTGGGGAGGCCGGGTGCTCGCCATGTCCCTCGTGGGCACCACCGGCCGTGCCGACATCTCCGGCGACGACCTGCGCACCGTCCTGGGGCTGAAGTCCGAGTGGTTCACCTTCACCGTGACGCCCAAGCTCCAGGGCCGCCGGCTGGACCCCTGA
- a CDS encoding FAD-binding dehydrogenase, which yields MTPPATHSEFQPDAIVVGAGLAGLVATHELALAGKRVLVLDQENRHNLGGQAWWSLGGLLFVDSPEQRRMGIKDSPELALQDWLGSAQFDRLGDGTSSAGRGEDHWPRQWAEAYVRFAHEEKRDYLRALGLKSLPFVGWAERGDGRATGHGNSVPRFHLTWGTGPEVVRIFAEPVQAAEERGLVRFAFRHQVDDLVVEDGAVVGVRGTVLAEDDSPRGVRSSREAVGDFEHRAAAVVVASGGIGHNHELMRRSWPTERVGAAPEHMISGVPAYVDGRMQGISEAAGASMVNRDRMWAYVEGIHNWDPVWPDHAIRILPGPSSMWFDAHGKRLEGMSGVPGADSIGAMKQILATGHDYSWFVLTQSIIEKEFALSGSEQNPDITGKDVKFLLKSRLAKGAPGPVEAFKEKGVDFVVADNLDDLVKGMNALARGPELDLEVIERQVVARDRELDNPFSKDVQLMVVNNARRSRTDKLIRVAKPHRILDPEHGPLIAVRLNILSRKTLGGLETNLDSQCLDADGVPVEGLYAVGEVAGFGGGGVHGYNALEGTFLGGCIFSGRAAGRAVGAR from the coding sequence CTCGCCCTGGCCGGCAAGCGCGTCCTGGTGCTCGACCAGGAGAACCGCCACAACCTCGGCGGCCAGGCGTGGTGGTCGCTCGGCGGGCTGCTGTTCGTCGACAGCCCTGAGCAGCGCCGGATGGGCATCAAGGACTCCCCCGAGCTCGCACTCCAGGACTGGCTGGGCAGCGCCCAGTTCGACCGCCTCGGGGACGGTACGTCGAGTGCGGGACGCGGCGAGGACCACTGGCCGCGGCAGTGGGCCGAGGCCTACGTGCGGTTCGCCCACGAGGAGAAGCGCGACTACCTGCGTGCCCTGGGCCTGAAGTCGTTGCCCTTCGTCGGCTGGGCCGAGCGCGGCGACGGGCGCGCGACCGGCCACGGCAACTCGGTGCCGCGCTTCCACCTCACCTGGGGCACCGGCCCCGAGGTCGTGCGGATCTTCGCCGAGCCCGTGCAGGCTGCCGAGGAACGCGGCCTCGTACGATTCGCGTTCCGCCACCAGGTCGACGACCTGGTGGTCGAGGACGGCGCGGTCGTCGGAGTGCGGGGCACGGTGCTGGCCGAGGACGACTCCCCGCGGGGTGTCCGGTCCAGCCGGGAGGCCGTCGGAGACTTCGAGCACCGTGCGGCCGCCGTGGTGGTGGCCAGCGGCGGCATCGGCCACAACCACGAGCTCATGCGGCGGAGCTGGCCCACCGAGCGTGTGGGCGCCGCACCCGAGCACATGATCTCCGGCGTCCCTGCCTACGTCGACGGCCGGATGCAGGGCATCTCCGAGGCGGCCGGAGCCTCGATGGTCAACCGCGACCGGATGTGGGCCTACGTCGAAGGCATCCACAACTGGGACCCCGTGTGGCCCGACCACGCCATCCGGATCCTCCCCGGCCCCTCGTCGATGTGGTTCGACGCCCACGGCAAGCGCCTCGAGGGGATGTCGGGCGTGCCGGGTGCCGACTCGATCGGCGCCATGAAGCAGATCCTGGCCACGGGGCACGACTACTCGTGGTTCGTCCTCACCCAGTCGATCATCGAGAAGGAGTTCGCCCTCTCCGGCTCCGAGCAGAACCCCGACATCACGGGCAAGGACGTGAAGTTCCTGCTGAAGTCCCGCCTGGCCAAGGGGGCGCCGGGCCCGGTGGAGGCGTTCAAGGAGAAGGGCGTGGACTTCGTCGTCGCCGACAACCTCGACGACCTGGTGAAGGGGATGAACGCCTTGGCCCGTGGGCCGGAGCTGGACCTCGAGGTGATCGAGCGGCAGGTCGTGGCGCGCGACCGTGAGCTCGACAACCCCTTCTCCAAGGACGTCCAGCTCATGGTGGTGAACAACGCCCGCCGCTCCCGCACGGACAAGCTGATCCGGGTCGCCAAGCCGCACCGGATCCTCGACCCCGAGCACGGCCCGCTCATCGCCGTACGCCTCAACATCCTCTCCCGCAAGACCCTGGGCGGCCTCGAGACCAACCTCGACTCCCAGTGCCTCGACGCCGACGGAGTCCCCGTCGAGGGCCTCTACGCCGTCGGCGAGGTCGCTGGATTCGGCGGGGGTGGCGTGCACGGCTACAACGCGCTCGAGGGCACCTTCCTCGGGGGCTGCATCTTCTCGGGCCGTGCTGCCGGGCGGGCCGTCGGCGCCAGGTGA